The Sorex araneus isolate mSorAra2 chromosome 5, mSorAra2.pri, whole genome shotgun sequence genome has a segment encoding these proteins:
- the PLK3 gene encoding serine/threonine-protein kinase PLK3: MEPATSFLSPRPCPRAAAPPAPPAGPGPPQGAVPGPGREMLAGPPPAPDPARLITDPRSGRTYFKGRLLGKGGFARCYEATDTETGSAYAVKVISQSRITKPHQREKILNEIELHRDLQHRHIVRFSHHFEDADNIYIFLELCSRKSLAHIWKARHTLLEPEVRYYLRQILSGLKYLHQRGILHRDLKLGNFFITENMELKMGDFGLATRLEPPEHRKKTICGTPNYVAPEVLQRQGHGPEADVWSLGCVMYTLLCGSPPFETVDLKETYRCIKQVHYTLPASLSLPARQLLSSILRASPQDRPSIDQILRHDFFTKGYTPDRLPVSSCVTVPDLIPLNPAKILFVKVTKSLFGRKKNKNKNHPEERDEISCLVNGLTRASISQQDARPEAPAASGPAPPSLVETAPEDSSPRGTLASSGDGFEEGLTVATVVESALCALRNCLAFMPPAEQNPAPLAQPEPLVWVSKWVDYSNKFGFGYQLSSRRVAVLFNNGTHMALSANRKTVHYNPTSTKHFSFSVGAVPRALQPQLSVLRYFASYMEQRLMKGGDLPSVEEVEAPVPPLLLQWVKTDQALLMLFSDGTVQVNFYGDHTKLILSGWEPLLVTFVARNRSACTYLASHLRQLGCSPDLRQRLRYALRLLRDRCPA, from the exons ATGGAGCCCGCCACCAGCTTCCTGTCCCCGCGGCCGTGCCCGCGTGCTGCCGCCCCGCCCGCTCCTCCCGCCGGGCCCGGGCCGCCGCAGGGTGCCGTGCCCGGACCGGGGCGCGAGATGCTGGCcgggccgccgcccgcgcccgacCCTGCGCGTCTCATCACGGACCCGCGCAGCGGCCGGACCTACTTCAAAGGTCGTCTGTTGGGGAAG GGAGGTTTCGCCCGCTGCTACGAGGCCACTGACACGGAGACTGGCAGCGCCTACGCCGTCAAAGTCATCTCGCAGAGCCGCATCACCAAGCCGCATCAGAGAGAGAAG ATTCTAAACGAGATTGAGCTGCACCGCGACCTGCAGCACCGCCACATCGTGCGATTCTCGCATCACTTTGAGGATGCTGACAACATTTACATTTTCCTGGAGCTCTGCAGCCGAAAG TCGCTGGCCCACATCTGGAAGGCCCGGCACACCTTGCTGGAGCCAGAGGTGCGATACTACCTGCGGCAGATCCTTTCTGGACTCAAGTACCTGCACCAGCGTGGCATCCTGCACAGGGACCTCAAGCTGG ggaaTTTTTTTATCACTGAGAACATGGAACTGAAGATGGGAGATTTCGGACTGGCGACTAGGTTGGAACCCCCGGAGCATAGGAAGAA gaCCATCTGCGGTACTCCCAACTATGTGGCTCCGGAAGTGCTGCAGAGACAAGGCCACGGCCCCGAGGCAGACGTGTGGTCCCTGGGATGCGTCAT GTACACGCTGCTCTGTGGGAGCCCTCCGTTTGAGACTGTTGACCTGAAGGAGACATACCGCTGCATCAAGCAGGTTCATTACACACTGCCCGCCAGCCTCTCACTGCCTGCCCGGCAGCTCCTGTCCTCCATCCTTCGCGCCTCGCCCCAAGACCGCCCCTCGATCGACCAGATTCTGCGCCATGACTTCTTCACCAAG GGCTACACCCCCGACCGGCTCCCTGTCAGCAGCTGCGTGACAGTCCCAGACCTGATACCCCTGAACCCAGCTAAGATTCTGTTTGTCAAAGTTACCAAGAGCCTCTTTGGCCGGAAGAAGAACAAGA aTAAGAACCATCCTGAGGAGCGGGACGAGATCTCCTGTTTGGTGAATGGCCTCACACGGGCGTCCATCAGCCAGCAGGATGCCAGGCCTGAG gcGCCCGCAGCTTcgggcccagcccctcccagcctggTAGAGACAGCACCCGAGGACAGCTCACCCCGGGGGACGCTGGCAAGTAGTGGAGATG GGTTTGAGGAAGGGCTGACGGTGGCCACGGTGGTAGAGTCTGCCCTCTGCGCTCTGAGAAACTGCCTGGCCTTCATGCCCCCAG CCGAACAGAACCCCGCTCCCCTGGCACAGCCCGAGCCGCTGGTGTGGGTCAGCAAGTGGGTTGACTACTCCAACAAGTTTGGCTTTGGCTATCAACTGTCCAGCCGCCGCGTGGCTGTGCTCTTCAACAATGGCACACACATGGCGCTGTCGGCCAACAGGAA GACCGTGCACTACAACCCCACCAGCACGAAGCATTTCTCCTTCTCTGTGGGAGCCGTGCCCCGGGCCCTGCAGCCACAGCTAAGCGTCCTGCGGTACTTTGCCTCCTACATGGAACAGCGCCTCATGAAG GGTGGAGATCTGCCCAGCGTGGAAGAAGTGGAGGCACCTGTCCCCCCGCTCCTGCTGCAGTGGGTCAAGACCGATCAGGCCCTGCTCATGCTGTTTAGTGACGGCACCGTCCAG GTGAACTTCTACGGGGACCACACCAAGCTGATCCTCAGTGGCTGGGAACCCCTCCTCGTGACTTTTGTGGCCCGAAATCGCAGTGCTTGTACTTACCTCGCCTCCCACCTCCGGCAGCTGGGCTGCTCCCCAGACCTTCGCCAGCGTCTCCGCTATGCTCTGCGGCTGCTACGGGACCGCTGCCCGGCCTAA